From a single Vitis vinifera cultivar Pinot Noir 40024 chromosome 18, ASM3070453v1 genomic region:
- the LOC100254008 gene encoding uncharacterized protein LOC100254008 produces MFTEGLDKNAVRWVREKELSHSISNPIHRIDPVRGAGRGFGLPPPSKFRSGHLPSSTIPVSRTIPGDNDDIESGSDNDNDLTTDSEEEVYGGRYSLDSSPPDNRIPSNAAHGYGKPSQGQPRYASDSMYSDVSSSMDVSSSMETVGRGYGNVAERLLRGNGRYPVAQNGNGFTEDESSDSAASSEFSTTQVGSINGGLPRRGSYASEGYTSSVPSWVNAGRATKKDSHAKTLPKESFSDGDDDVPSAPPFCGSGQKINESAKQVSPSGEQSKPCAAGSHGFSTKNGPDTLRSVPGFNSEDKTGMGVPDKFVRTTASAEADVPSSSHPARLPTFHASAQGPWHAVIAYDACVRLCLHAWAGGCMDAPMFLESECALLRNAFGLQQVLLQSEEELLVKRSSELASEGTVPKPKKIIGKMKVQVRKVKMSLDPPSGCSMSSLRAPTIKLESLRYRLSNLRSTFSSGWQALRRIHVVPRIPANGSFSRKSLAYVHASSQYIKQVSGLLKTGVTTLRSSPSSYEGVQETYSCMLRLKSSVEEDAIRMLPGSGETHVFFPDSLGDDLILEVKDSKGKYFGRVLAQVATIAEDPGDKLRWWSIYHEPEHELVGKIQLYINYSTSLDENNLKCGSVAETVAYDLVLEVAMKIQHFQQRNLLIHGPWKWLLTEFASYYGVSDVYTKLRYLSYVMDVATPTADCLTLVYDLLLPVIMKGHSKSTLSHQENRILGEIKDQTEQILALVFENYKSLDESSASGIIDAFRPATGLAAPVLEPAVKLYTLLHDILSPEVQNHLCHYFQAAAKKRSRRHLAETDEFVSNNSEGSILDALTVSIAYQKMKSLCLNIRNEIYTDIEIHNQHILPSFIDLPNLSSSIYSTELSSRLRAFLISCPPPGPSPPVTELVIATADFQRDLASWNINPVKGGVDAKELFHLYIVIWIQDKRLYLLESCKLDKVKWSGVRTQHSTTPFVDDMYDRVKETLNDYEVIISRWPEYTFVLENAIADVEKSIVDALEKQYADVLLPLKENLAPKKFGLKYVQKLAKRSVCQYIVPDELGILLNSMKRMLDVLRPKIETQIKSWGSCIPDGGNTAPGERLSEVTVMLRAKFRNYLQAVVEKLAENTRLQSATKLKKILQESKETVGESDVRSRMQPLKDMLIETINHLHTVLETHVFIATCRGYWDRMGQDILSFLENRKENRSWYKGSRVAVSILDDIFGSQLQQLLGNALQEKDVEPPRSIMEVRSMLCKDVPNHKDNTYYY; encoded by the exons ATGTTTACAGAAGGTCTTGACAAGAATGCAGTTCGATGGGTCAGGGAG AAGGAGCTTTCACACTCGATTTCGAACCCGATTCATCGGATAGATCCGGTTCGAGGTGCGGGTCGGGGGTTCGGGCTGCCACCGCCATCTAAATTCCGGAGTGGGCACTTGCCATCGAGCACAATTCCGGTGTCCAGAACTATTCCTGGTGATAATGATGATATTGAGTCAGGCTCAGACAATGACAATGATCTAACCACAGATTCGGAAGAGGAGGTTTATGGTGGAAGGTACTCTCTGGATTCATCGCCACCAGATAACAGGATTCCGAGCAATGCTGCTCATGGATATGGGAAGCCCTCACAAGGTCAGCCGCGTTATGCAAGTGATTCCATGTATTCAGATGTTAGTTCTTCAATGGATGTTAGTTCTTCAATGGAGACTGTGGGGCGAGGGTATGGGAATGTGGCTGAGAGATTGCTAAGGGGAAATGGAAGGTACCCAGTTGCGCAGAATGGTAATGGTTTCACGGAGGATGAGTCATCAGATTCTGCCGCTAGTTCAGAATTTTCAACAACTCAAGTGGGGAGCATTAATGGTGGTTTGCCTCGGAGAGGATCGTATGCTTCTGAGGGATACACATCCAGTGTTCCTTCCTGGGTGAATGCAGGAAGGGCCACCAAAAAG GATTCACATGCCAAAACCCTGCCAAAAGAGAGTTTTTCTGATGGTGATGACGATGTTCCCAGTGCACCTCCCTTCTGTGGTTCAGGTCAGAAAATTAACGAAAGTGCCAAGCAAGTTTCACCCTCTGGAGAACAGAGCAAACCTTGTGCAGCAGGTTCACATGGGTTCTCAACTAAAAATGGGCCAGATACATTAAGAAGTGTGCCTGGATTTAATTCAGAGGATAAAACTGGAATGGGGGTTCCTGACAAGTTTGTGAG AACTACTGCTAGTGCTGAAGCTGATGTGCCCTCTAGTTCTCACCCTGCTCGCCTCCCTACATTTCATGCGAG CGCTCAGGGGCCATGGCATGCCGTGATCGCATATGATGCATGTGTACGACTTTGCCTTCATGCTTGGGCAGGGGGGTGCATGGACGCTCCCATGTTTCTGGAAAGTGAATGTGCTCTGTTGCGAAATGCATTTGG TTTGCAGCAAGTGTTATTACAATCAGAGGAGGAACTATTGGTGAAGCGCTCTTCAGAACTTGCTAGTGAGGGAACTGTACCAAAACCTAAGAAAATTATTGGGAAGATGAAGGTGCAAG TTCGTAAGGTGAAAATGTCCCTGGACCCACCCAGTGGCTGCAGCATGTCATCTTTAAGGGCACCAACGATAAAACTGGAATCACTCCGATATCGATTATCCAATTTGCGGTCAACATTCTCTTCTGGATGGCAAGCACTTCGGAGGATTCATGTTGTGCCTCGTATACCTGCAAATGGTTCTTTCTCAAGAAAGAGCTTGGCATATGTGCATGCCAGTAGTCAGTATATAAAACAGGTGTCTGGGCTCCTGAAAACTGGTGTAACAACTCTACGCAGCAGTCCATCATCTTACGAAGGTGTACAAG AAACATACTCTTGTATGTTGAGATTGAAAAGTTCAGTTGAAGAGGATGCCATCCGAATGCTACCTGGATCTGGTGAAACCCATGTCTT CTTTCCAGATAGTCTAGGAGATGATCTGATCCTTGAAGTTAAGGACTCCAAGGGGAAGTATTTTGGTCGTGTCCTTGCTCAAGTGGCTACTATTGCTGAAGATCCA GGTGACAAACTACGTTGGTGGTCTATTTATCATGAGCCAGAGCATGAACTTGTTGGGAAAATACAACTCTACATAAATTATTCAACAAGTTTGGATGAAAATAACCTTAAG TGTGGCTCTGTAGCCGAAACTGTGGCATATGACCTGGTACTTGAAGTTGCCATGAAAATTCAGCATTTTCAACAGAGAAATTTATTAATCCATGGGCCCTGGAAGTGGTTACTGACCGAGTTTGCATCATATTATGGTGTTTCTGATGTATACACCAAGCTGAG GTATTTATCTTATGTCATGGATGTGGCTACACCTACAGCTGACTGTCTGACCTTAGTATATGATTTGTTGTTGCCTGTCATCATGAAGGGCCACAGTAAGAGTACATTGAGTCATCAAGAG AACCGAATCTTAGGAGAAATCAAGGATCAAACTGAACAGATCCTTGCAttagtttttgagaattataAGTCACTTGATGAGTCATCTGCTTCTGGGATTATAGATGCTTTCAGGCCAGCAACTGGTCTTGCTGCTCCTGTGTTGGAACCTGCTGTAAAGCTGTACACACTTCTTCATGACATCTTATCTCCTGAAGTACAAAATCATCTATGCCACTATTTCCAG GCTGCTGCAAAGAAAAGATCAAGAAGGCACTTGGCTGAGACTGACGAGTTTGTTTCCAACAATAGTGAAGGCAGTATACTTGATGCACTTACAGTTTCCATTGCCTACCAGAAGATGAAATCTCTTTGCTTGAACATTCGAAATGAAATTTACACTGATATAGAGATCCACAACCAACATATACTTCCCAG TTTTATAGACCTTCCAAATCTGTCTTCATCCATATATAGCACAGAGCTTTCCAGTAGATTGCGAGCCTTTCTCATTTCATGCCCTCCACCAGGCCCTTCACCTCCTGTAACAGAACTTGTCATCGCAACAGCAGATTTTCAGAGGGATCTTGCGAGCTGGAACATAAA TCCTGTCAAAGGTGGAGTTGATGCTAAAGAGTTGTTCCACTTGTATATTGTCATCTGGATTCAAGATAAGCGCCTCTATTTGCTTGAATCATGCAAATTAGACAAG GTAAAATGGTCAGGGGTCAGAACTCAACATTCTACTACTCcttttgttgatgatatgtATGATCGAGTGAAAGAGACTCTGAACGATTATGAAGTCATCATTTCTCGGTGGCCAGAATATACCTTCGTTTTGGAGAAT GCTATTGCTGATGTGGAGAAGTCAATAGTGGATGCTTTAGAGAAGCAGTATGCAGATGTTTTACTGCCGTTGAAGGAAAATTTGGCACCTAAGAAATTTGGCCTTAAATATGTTCAAAAGCTTGCTAAACGATCTGTGTGTCAGTACATTGTCCCTGATGAG CTTGGAATTCTTTTGAATTCCATGAAGAGGATGCTCGATGTATTGCGCCCCAAGATAGAAACTCAGATCAAGTCATGGGGTTCTTGTATCCCTGATGGTGGAAATACAGCACCTGGAGAGCGCCTCAGTGAAGTAACAGTGATGCTAAGAGCCAAATTTAGAAACTACCTGCAAGCGGTTGTGGAAAAACTTGCTGAGAAT ACAAGGTTGCAGAGTGctacaaaattgaaaaagatactCCAGGAATCAAAGGAAACTGTGGGTGAATCAGATGTACGAAGTAGAATGCAACCACTGAAAGACATGCTGATTGAAACAATAAATCACCTTCATACGGTCTTAGAGACTCATGTCTTTATTGCAACATGTCGGGGCTATTGGGACCGAATGGGACAA GACATTTTAAGTTTCTTGGAGAACAGGAAGGAAAATAGATCTTGGTATAAAGGTTCACGGGTTGCAGTATCG ATTCTGGATGACATCTTTGGATCACAGCTGCAGCAGCTGCTGGGTAATGCACTGCAAGAGAAGGATGTAGAGCCACCAAGATCTATTATGGAAGTGCGGTCAATGCTGTGCAAGGATGTTCCGAATCACAAGGACAACACTTACTATTATTAG
- the LOC100267834 gene encoding uncharacterized protein LOC100267834 isoform X1: MEVEVSGSKSSSGDVPKVEKDRVLVKRKTLQAVLEQCQRALELLENTGDVLDGDDEDDAVDGAEVEAEGDGSASPCRDREADELCDLLKSRLECPDFLEKLESAQVSVPQNISAEEGSSWDMINDNDLWEGGISDLDQENYVLVRQEDIVEGIACFMAAYLLSLKQTKELTPNQLQEALSKTFSVKKKKGKLRKAWDGSKVIYNVASWGATAIGIYQNPALLRVASAAFWTSCRVISKLF; this comes from the exons ATGGAGGTCGAGGTTTCAGGTTCCAAATCCTCGTCTGGCGATGTTCCCAAGGTGGAAAAGGATCGGGTTCTCGTGAAGAGGAAGACCTTGCAGGCTGTGCTCGAGCAATGTCAAAGAGCTCTCGAATTGCTCGAAAACACTGGTGACGTCCTCGACGGCGATGACGAAGATGATGCCGTTGATGGTGCCGAGGTGGAGGCCGAGGGTGACGGTTCTGCTTCTCCCTGCCGCGACCGGGAGGCCGATgag TTGTGTGATCTTCTCAAATCTAGATTGGAATGCCCCGATTTCCTCGAAAAGCTCGAGAGTGCCCAGGTTTCAGTTCCACAAAATATTTCTG CCGAAGAAGGCAGCTCTTGGGACATGATCAATGATAATGATCTATGGGAAGGTGGAATTAGTGACCTGGACCAAGAAAATTATGTTCTTGTTAGGCAAGAGGATATAGTGGAGGGCATTGCGTGCTTCATGGCTGCATATCTGTTGTCCCTAAAACAGACTAAG GAATTAACTCCTAATCAACTTCAGGAAG CCCTGAGCAAAACATTCtctgtaaaaaagaaaaagggaaagctTCGGAAGGCATGGGATGGGAGCAAAGTCATTTATAATGTAGCATCCTGGGGGGCAACTGCCATCGG GATATACCAAAACCCAGCACTACTTAGGGTTGCCTCTGCAGCCTTCTGGACCTCTTGTCGAGTGATATCAAAGCTTTTCTAG
- the LOC100267834 gene encoding uncharacterized protein LOC100267834 isoform X2: MEVEVSGSKSSSGDVPKVEKDRVLVKRKTLQAVLEQCQRALELLENTGDVLDGDDEDDAVDGAEVEAEGDGSASPCRDREADELCDLLKSRLECPDFLEKLESAQVSVPQNISAEEGSSWDMINDNDLWEGGISDLDQENYVLVRQEDIVEGIACFMAAYLLSLKQTKELTPNQLQEGYTKTQHYLGLPLQPSGPLVE; this comes from the exons ATGGAGGTCGAGGTTTCAGGTTCCAAATCCTCGTCTGGCGATGTTCCCAAGGTGGAAAAGGATCGGGTTCTCGTGAAGAGGAAGACCTTGCAGGCTGTGCTCGAGCAATGTCAAAGAGCTCTCGAATTGCTCGAAAACACTGGTGACGTCCTCGACGGCGATGACGAAGATGATGCCGTTGATGGTGCCGAGGTGGAGGCCGAGGGTGACGGTTCTGCTTCTCCCTGCCGCGACCGGGAGGCCGATgag TTGTGTGATCTTCTCAAATCTAGATTGGAATGCCCCGATTTCCTCGAAAAGCTCGAGAGTGCCCAGGTTTCAGTTCCACAAAATATTTCTG CCGAAGAAGGCAGCTCTTGGGACATGATCAATGATAATGATCTATGGGAAGGTGGAATTAGTGACCTGGACCAAGAAAATTATGTTCTTGTTAGGCAAGAGGATATAGTGGAGGGCATTGCGTGCTTCATGGCTGCATATCTGTTGTCCCTAAAACAGACTAAG GAATTAACTCCTAATCAACTTCAGGAAG GATATACCAAAACCCAGCACTACTTAGGGTTGCCTCTGCAGCCTTCTGGACCTCTTGTCGAGTGA